aatgttttttaaaaaaagaaatcTTCTAATTAGATTACATTATTTATTTATGTACTTCAAATATATTCAAAAACTTAAATTAGATAAATAATAAAGAATGAAGGAATCAAAATTCACTTATATTGCTTAATCTGCCAAAGTGGCACGCAGTGGCAGCGCGTGGGCTCATGTCTCATGGTCCCAGCTTTGgcctttttaaaattttatgttctcTAAACAAAAGATCTTCTAATAATATTTACTTGTTATATACATTAAATAAATGCAAAAACTTTACTAGACAAATAGTAAAAAAGAAGGAAGTGAAATTCACCAATATTGTTTAATCTGCCAAAGTGGCGCAATGACAGCGCATTGGGCTCATGTCCCATGGTCCCAATTTTGATTTCTTGCTTTGACCTTTTTTAAGTTAGATTTTTCCAAAAACAAGAGATCAAAGTGGCAAACACCTTTGATAAGTATATACAATAATTGTATATGTTATTTGGATTTACTAGGAAGCAAAATTCACCTACATCGTTTAGTCTGCCACTTTGGCACATTAGGCTCCTGTTCAATGGTCGCTTTCCCCTTCATTAAGTTATCTTTTTTCTAAAGAAGAGATCTACATTGCCAATGGTTTTAAGTTCAAATATATTGCTTAGTTTTAATACTTGTATAATATTTGACTGTATTGTTTGGTTCTTCAAACTGACTTACTGGAAGCACATTAAACTCATGTCCCATTGTCACATGTTCCGATTTGAATTCAGCCTTTGGCCCCTTTTAAGTATACTTTTACCAAAATTAACATATTCCTTATAAAAATTAcatgataaaatatttttagaatttgtATATATTCAACAACTTTTTAGGTATCAataaattgaattttttttaaatgctCCCACGCACATTTGTCTCCATTGAGACTCGAACTCTCCACCACCATTTAAGGATAAATTTGACTATGTTGTACACTATAAAAGTGGAGCGATGGTATGTGTTACAAGAATTGTTTCAAATAGTTACACTTAGAAAGCAACCATACACCCTTTTTTCTTCATAGCTAGATGTATGTAGCTTTATAGAGTAGAGCATCTAATAGCCTGCTACGCCTATTCATTAATAATGCAAGATCGAGCACGGTACCGTGCCTCATACCAAAAATTACTAAAACATGAACTATGATTATAACAGCCTAACAattgaatagtaactttttggGAGAACAAGTCACACTAGAAATATCAAAGAAAAAAGACTAAAGACTAAACATAGGTAACATTGAAAAATCAAGATGTAAGCATAAGCACGTTGATACCTATAGGCAAAAAGCTAACTGAAGGCAAGTATCCTTGACAAACTTTgactttctttcttctttttttaaTTAATTGACAAAATATGTCTTCGATTGCGCTAATCCACATATTCAAAAGGTAGGTGATACAGCAACCTCAATAGATATGCTAAAATACCACTCTGATCCTCCTTTTAACACGGTTTTCAGCATGTAAGTAGACTATATACCAAAAAAACTGTTTGGCTAGCGTGAAAGTACTATCGGGAGTTTATTAGGAGTAGACCCATAATCAGCAATCCAGATACAACGTTACCTTTTTAACCATGCCATATGGAAGTTTTAACCTCCAATCCTTCTGCTTACGGCTAAAGGGTCTACCTTTAGCAGCAGGGTCCCTATTTTCCTTCACATCTGCCAGCCTCCACACACAGCTTCCTGATTCTGTTTCAATGGCATCCAGGTAGAAAATCATAGTCTTTTCGGGGCATTTTGTGTCAACATCATCTACATAGCTAACTCTCATAGGCATGTCTTGGAACCGTTGCAAGTCATCCGGTACTTTTAGGAGCCGCTCTGCACCAGGAGATGATACCtgcaaaagaaaagaaaggaatTCATTCATACAACTAGATATAAATATCCTGATCCAGTATATGATACTATTATGTACATGGAAAACTTGGAAATGggaaaacaaaaaaaaagttGAAGATTTCAGATTATTACTTCGATAGCCAGATCATCAGGTAGTTCTCCCTCCTGTCCTGCTTCATCCAATCGTTTTTTATACTCACGATTGTAGCTCTCAATCAACTCTATTTCTGGACATCCGTATCTGATGAAAAACAACAATTGCAGTTACCATAATGTCAGGATCCAATTAACACATTTATATCTTTTGATACTGTTCTTTTCGGGTTTTGTTTCATTAGCTTGGATATTTTGGGGAAGCTTATGAATTATAGATTACAATATGTAGAGCATCtttattaaatcaaaaaaaaaagaTTCACTTTAATATACATTCCAAAACTTACTTATTTGGAAGTTTATCGAGTCTGACATAAATGTATCCACGAGGCGTAGTTTTAAAAGAGAATAGCTCTATGTCATCCCCGAATTGAGGCAAGACCTCCTGGGCAATAGATAGAGCCCGGGCACCCCAGGAACAGTTCTGTAAAACGACTCCACCCCCGTCTCCTCCATCACCaatctatatattttaaattaaaagagaCCATATTAACAAATAAGCAAGCGGTGCATATGAACAATAATCAAGTAAAAAAACATGCCAACATAACACACAAACCTCAGGCTCAGCTTCATCTTCCTCTTCCCATATGTCAATGGGTACTACGTCCTCACTTGCTTCATCTAGTAATATGGATATGTTAGCAGTTAGCACACAGTGACTACGTAATAAAAGGAGGAAATGTCATCGTTTCATAATGTTAACATATTCTTCTTTTCTAAATACAATCAGACATCCAACAAAGTCCCCACCGGCCCACCCTGATATTTCCACATATGTCTCGGCTCTACGAGAACATTCTCATTTTCAAATTGGCCATTTCTCAAAATGCAACTTTTGTGTAATTCCAAAAACACAATTTGTTCAAAAAAGAAATCAAATATACAGACTTTCGAAAATTATATGCAAAGATATGACTTTGCAAACCATGCAACCAACACATGAAGATTTTACAACTCCAGTCAACAGAAAGCAAGTACGATCTTTTTTTTCGTCTTAGGTTTTCGTTTGCAATTCAATCTGGATTTTTAACAAGACCGTTACCCTCTACTCAAATAAGACTCAAATTTCGATTTCTTATATAATCAATAATGATAAAACAAAAAATACCCAATAGGCCACAATGCAAGGGAATCCTAATAGCAACATTAATTAACTCAAACACTCCAACAATAACAACATAAAAACCCATCAAACTCTCACAGAACTTTCATCAGACAGGTGGTGAGCAAGCAACAAAAACCCAAACACGCAacaaaaaatgtaaaaaaaataaAGGGTATTCAGTGTTTACCTTTGGTATCAACACTAGCGGTACAATTGAAGTAAcgaagatttgaaaatgaagaagaGGGGTTAAAAGTGGAGGAGGGTTTAAGGTGAGAAAAATGAAGATCAGGGTTTAAGAGAGGAGGGTTTTGTGAATGAGAAGAAGATGAGAAATGGGTTTGTTTTAGTGTGTGTAATGGTGATAGATGTGTAGCAGCATTTGTAGTGTAAGTGGGTTTGGAGAAGAGTGCTCTAATTCTAATCGGTGTTTTAGTTAGAGATTTTTTCATCATTTTGATGCTCGTCCCGATTGTTTGGAGGTTAGAAAGAACTCTGTTAGCAATTAGTCAATTACACAGTCAGGTTCGGGTTATGTTTGTGTTCGTAAATGGGTAAATTCCGGATCaagatataattacttaaaattaaatagaattggatatttaagTTAAAAGATTGTGTTAAAAAGAATTAAAAAACTATCTTTTTTTAATTctttgaaaattataaaaataattaaataatttttaaagtagATCGATGATGATATATAAAAATTTGCTAAAAAATTTATTATAGCAGCATTGAATAGAGAGATCGAAGACAGTGAAATAATCAAATAAGTGATCAAATTCAATTGGTTTCTGGTGTGGCTGCTTGTATTGTAGATGTAATTAAGTATCTTTTCTATTTTGCTTCAGATTAATATACATGCATGCATACACTCTGCTATATAAACATGTTTACTTTTGTTGTTCTTGAACCACTGTTCCAATCTTCATTTGGTttaaatttgttaattatatTGTTTAATGCTGATCAGTTATAGAGGTTAAATTTGTGTGTTATATGCATTACACGTGACCGGAGAATAATTATCTCCTTTTTAATTAACTGAGCCAACTTGTCACTTGCGCACGTGTTAATGCTCTTTTAGAGACATATATAGAGGAGTTACATGAATTCTTTGAGGTAATCAAGATTGTGAATTTGTATACTTGTATAGAAATTGAGTAGATAAGCCCCTTTCTGTGTTGAATACCTTGTTGTCTTGGGTTGGTGACGTTTGCTAGTATAAGAAGTTGTCGATTTTTTACAAGGTTCTTGTCTGAACCATATATGTAATCAGGTTTGTAGGTTTATgcatttacattttacagacagCATGTTGTGTTGTCATCTTGATATCCCGAGGGTAGCGTGGGATTATCTGTGGCCATTTTTTTTTATCGCAGGTAATCCGCTACCCTTTGGATGTGTTGTCGCCAAAATTGATACGGTCTAAAGGGGTTTTTTGATTCACGTAATGTGGTAGGTTGAATATCGAAGAACTAGTATACTTGGTTTAGGAACATTAAtgtaacatcccacatcgataagaataagagtgttCGATCGAGtcctttatagatacaagtcaatAACTAATATATACCAAATCGCTAGCTTTTTGGGACTGAcctgtggtgggttgttgggtccCATACGCATTCGGTTGTGGGTTTGGTGTTATAATTAAGCTACAAACAAATTCTTTTAGTCGTTCTTGGCGTAATGTAGCTTAGCCTGGTTGAGGATTTAGATTATTGGGTGGACGCGGACTGTAACTTAACCTAATAGAGGTTTTAGGTCTTTTTCGGACTGTAACTTAACCTGGTAGAGCTTCGAGATTATTGTCGGAGAGGAAATTAACTTGGTATAGGTTCTAGATGGTGACAATCTTGAAATTAGTATTTCTGGTGAAACCTTCAAGTTTTGAATTTGTAGTTTTGCACATTGAGGCTGGGGGTGTTATTTGCATCGCATGTTTAAATGGGCAACATAATTGAGTAAATTCTTAGCTATTATCTGTAGTTACATgaagatcatctttttcatcaatCTGTTCTGATGTTTATATAATTTTGTTAGTTTATAAACCTTTCGAGTAGCCTTAGTGGTGTTCATAGACTGTGTTATGCTATTCTTTTTAAGATGTTGCTGGTGCTAAAACCTTTGAGCATGTTTTTCATGTTTTTGTTGTTTAGATAATAGCATTTAGCTGGAAACACGCATATGATAAACCGAGCTCATATTCGCCTTAATGGGTTGCAAAAAGCTGCTGTTGCACTTGGCTCGGCAGTTGGAGCATTATTAGACCCGCGAAGAGCAGATCTGATAGCTGCTCTAGGGGAGACAACTGGGAAGCCTGCTTTCGAACGGGGTCTTGAAAGGATGAAGAGGAGTCCTGATGGCAGGGTAATGCTTCTGTACGAGAAAGTGGGATATGCCTGGGATCTACCACTAAATACTTTTGGAGCTGCAAATGCAAGCTTTATGGGATCTCGTAACTTCTCCCCAGATGACAGGCCACCAGTTCGGTTCATGGAAACAGAGGAGTTAGCCTATGTTGCTATGCGTGCATGCGAGGTGCATGACTTTTGGCACACCCTCTTTGGCCTCCCCGCTAATTTGATTGGTGAGTGAGCACTGAAGGTAATCGAGTTTGAGCAAATGCTACTTCCTATGTGTCTGATGTCTGTCGTAGGAGGAACAGCAAGATTCAGTGAAAAACAGAGATCATTGTTCTACCAGCACTCTTTTCCATGGGCGCTGCGTGCTGGTATGAGAAGCACTGATCTGATGTGTATTTTACTATGAGAAGCACTTCGATGAGGATTTGGAGGATGTTCGGAGGAGATGGGGATAACCCCTGCTCCTCTTCCCCCAAAATAAGTGTTGCTCAACTCTCCAGTTATTTTCTTGTGGAAGCATAGACTTAAACCTGCTATTCTGTAAATTGTTCCGGAGAATATTGCTACATATGCAGTGGTTGAGCTCGTGTCCCCTTGCGGGAGGTTATAAGTTTGACTCCTGGTGTATGCGTTTGTGATGTTTTGCATCCTATTGAATGATATTTATATCACATATCCGTTATAATGTGTGTTAATATTACTCAAATCAAAGCCTGTAAATTCACTTTTGCTCCACAGAAATAAAAGTTGAACAAGTAATCACTGGCTTTTATAAAAGTCAGCTGATAAACAACTAGTTTTGAAAGTTATATTACTGGTGAATTTTTGAATAAGTTGCAATCATCAGCATTAAAAATGTGAAATTACTTTTAAGTTTAAGAGGTACAAAGTCAACATTAAAACTGTGAGTAAAATCACACAGAAAACAGATGTTAAACATCAAATCACACTGAAGTGAAACCAACATCAGACTTTGTGATAGACCTTTCGGTATATCTTAGACATTGAGATGATTATGTCAGGAATTCATGTAATACATTACATCACATTATAGGCAATTTACGCCAttctgaaaagaaaaaaaaacctTAGCTTGCGATTAAAAATTTGCAATTTTGCTACACAAGTGACTAGAATGGAGAAAAACTATTTTTCAACTCCACCAAAGAGGTAACC
This genomic interval from Apium graveolens cultivar Ventura chromosome 8, ASM990537v1, whole genome shotgun sequence contains the following:
- the LOC141678072 gene encoding uncharacterized protein LOC141678072, whose translation is MMKKSLTKTPIRIRALFSKPTYTTNAATHLSPLHTLKQTHFSSSSHSQNPPLLNPDLHFSHLKPSSTFNPSSSFSNLRYFNCTASVDTKDEASEDVVPIDIWEEEDEAEPEIGDGGDGGGVVLQNCSWGARALSIAQEVLPQFGDDIELFSFKTTPRGYIYVRLDKLPNKYGCPEIELIESYNREYKKRLDEAGQEGELPDDLAIEVSSPGAERLLKVPDDLQRFQDMPMRVSYVDDVDTKCPEKTMIFYLDAIETESGSCVWRLADVKENRDPAAKGRPFSRKQKDWRLKLPYGMVKKVTLYLDC
- the LOC141677174 gene encoding LOW QUALITY PROTEIN: ubiquinone biosynthesis protein COQ4 homolog, mitochondrial (The sequence of the model RefSeq protein was modified relative to this genomic sequence to represent the inferred CDS: deleted 1 base in 1 codon; substituted 1 base at 1 genomic stop codon), which gives rise to MINRAHIRLNGLQKAAVALGSAVGALLDPRRADLIAALGETTGKPAFERGLERMKRSPDGRVMLLYEKVGYAWDLPLNTFGAANASFMGSRNFSPDDRPPVRFMETEELAYVAMRACEVHDFWHTLFGLPANLIGEXALKVIEFEQMLLPMCLMSVVGGTARFSEKQRSLFYQHSFPWALRAGMRSTDLMCIYYEKHFDEDLEDVRRRWG